From Bacteroidales bacterium, the proteins below share one genomic window:
- a CDS encoding YceI family protein: MKRIIIILSIIIASGTIAAAQKYMTKNGTIRFFSDGQMEKIEAFNHQVNSALDISTGSFVFKVLIKSFEFEKALMQEHFNENYMQSDQFPTSTFNGKVTNLKDINFAKDGTYKAVVEGDLTMHGITNKIKTNGTFEIKGGKVTGKSTLKVLLKDYNISIPKAVMNNIAESIQIDVTVAMDKLSK; this comes from the coding sequence ATGAAAAGAATAATTATCATCCTGTCTATTATAATTGCATCAGGAACTATTGCTGCAGCACAAAAATATATGACAAAAAATGGTACCATCAGGTTTTTTTCTGATGGACAAATGGAAAAGATTGAAGCTTTTAATCATCAGGTTAACAGTGCTTTGGATATCTCTACAGGTAGCTTTGTATTTAAGGTTTTGATTAAATCTTTTGAATTTGAAAAAGCGTTGATGCAGGAACATTTTAATGAAAACTATATGCAATCGGATCAATTTCCAACCTCTACTTTCAATGGAAAGGTTACCAATCTGAAGGACATCAATTTCGCTAAAGACGGGACCTATAAAGCAGTTGTAGAAGGAGACCTTACAATGCATGGAATCACCAATAAAATCAAGACGAATGGCACCTTTGAAATCAAGGGAGGAAAAGTGACCGGTAAATCAACATTAAAGGTGTTACTTAAGGATTACAACATCTCCATACCAAAAGCTGTGATGAATAATATTGCCGAATCCATCCAGATTGATGTAACAGTGGCAATGGATAAACTAAGTAAATAA
- a CDS encoding PKD domain-containing protein: protein MKRILYLLLLTSFSLSGKVLMAQPPTLFASPSASYCAGTSGVTLGITNTIAGSNYTLQKQSGSWNTVATINSVSGGTIFFPGNFTLGNYKLTNPPQTVLTVSLTPLPETVYNITLSIASGGTLTANGAGFCNGSASFPTIGLSGSQLPSSGVIYKLYKDGIWYNSMQLAGTGSALSFGPIPDPGVYTIRAERNGCERNMNGSKTISVFPLPNVSFTPNYLSPPNGCGTVDFTPVITYSPPGSGSPYTYSWDFGAGSNPPTSTLSNPTSQFPAYGTGTQNFPVSLLVTDKNGCQGTYSNSVSVTQRPDALLEASPFWNNCSNSSTFTITIINKSTTASTNTAYIIDWDDPNDPVDLNLTPVQFPFDGTRIHTYTSTGSFHLTITAVGPAPNNCVDTRVFPVFNGSTPTGGITYNAGILQGCKPHTITFYLSGDAQNNAPTTNYFFDFGDGTPPYTFTQETMPTLFPDGKYHINHTYLTSSCSAPGNSFTLTHYIENPCSTVPNNVGGIKISEKSISDFLRDEFPDDPIYVCAGVPKTYTNNTVVGCIIYAGNVYNNTNYYWDFFNDGTIESTDLNPVFTFPTPGTYEVKLTSITAESIPNNCGDSIVIREVCVQGQPVADFVFTDPLPYCINTPYTPVNNSTFEPACSLPQYVWTVTPNSGYTFESGSNANSFEPTFSFSVPGVYTIQLAVNVFSGSTICNTSTYQQIVTILGPPTVTVNQANIELCGPGDVDLSTAISYNANGGIISNYQWTINPTGPTITMPSDPFPIVTITNDVTQVYTLTIVADNECGSSTPVQLTISVTQTLDNNVISYAGNTNLCSGMTLSDDIIGSLPTGGTNTYTYQWYIQESSGWVLLPASSQTLDYNQPLTISPTSFKRIVVSGSCELESNIIDITLYPGIQNNSILSPQSICLGDPVSPITGSNPTQGNGTYTYLWEESTNSPLFDNWVSAPVPNDQLGYNPVSVSQTTHFRRIVYSGLCNSTSNEIEITVYQIPVINSPATISVCSGDVLNYAITSTVPGSSYQWNVTDLSGGTVTGWSNYPGGSLNVIPDALINTSSTPQNIQYSITPIGPAPTQCTGSAFTLTVTVRPAFISTYADKSINVGTSTIINGLLTGGTPGYTYSWAPVSMLASPAQATLANPLTDILYANQNITLTATDGAGCQYIQTVLISTGGVLLQVGLAADDADLTVCQGNPITLTATASGGSGNGIPANYTYTWSGLPVGTIYVQPWVVQFIPSSIGSNTYSVEVDDTFTTADANISVTVNAHPSVTSPLSQQICSGENINYTPTSDVTGTTFTWLRNTNACITPLPGANSGNNTISNTLTNSCNTVQSISYTITPTGPAPTFCSGTPQTLVVDVMPVASIITTPNNQTINSGFSTSAVTLDSDVAGANYHWQFYSVDCPSYFGSYLAGGNTSTLPVQTFTILPGGPSSCEICYEANAYVTLGNGTQCEGPPYYYCYTVNLEPAKYNLECPSPVCEGGTASITLEYSDVGIEYQLYQDGNPYDIPQPGCDCPIVWSGITQGGNYMVIATNTSNGVSVPMNNNCNVIFYPNPISNFILSSTTNCPGAIIALNWCESDVSYQLWRNGIIPVGPPQIGPTPPSPLNFGPVTDAGIYTIIATASYPGTTCESTINGNIVITANPQEFSFDPSGPQCAGDDFGLIDSETGITYELWCTPLATGSPIYIAAYAGTGSAISFGIQTIPGPYFVHAINPFTGCDIYFTETKLLWPNPEPYNISPQGPNICGLTTIGLDDSQVGYTYEVHLLDINGIPYPTPSPDFTIQTGTGSALVFGTSDAPGTYVIIAFDQNNICSTQMYGSVTILPEPTQYWIYPTGNIYCVDQAIGTEIFLEDSEIGVDYTLSNGGSVLITLAGTGNQLSFGFQNQPGTYSITALNPSNTCTSDMLGDVTLYLRPQVYTMNPVNDICPGDEEIWLSSSQTGVIYTLNTPGGPIPLPGTGDPLYWGYFHTPGTYTIEATLTTIPDCPTLMDGDVIIHPNPGIFDVLHQGINCISTTIGLSGSELNTTYELIHEDGSSLTPPEIYTPIVTGLFWFPTPQPVGNYTVKATNSFGCDTLMNGVVIIDLGPTVDAGPTDLTICNTPPFSVSLTGNATNFSSVTWTSSSSGSFSDPNNLLTTYILAPEDISSQMVVLTLTAFGTGGCLGTQVTDQITIHILSPFADAGPDQVICEGASVLLDGTINGGTTTGLWSSSGDGTFLPDPATIDAEYVPGIADITLGTVTLTLTTTNAAPCPDISDDLLVTINPIPVVTDPVDQVLCNGSLSLPVIFNGSVPGTVFTWTNTLPAIGLAGSGTGDIPAFTAVNNGSTPVVASITVTPTFTFGGVSCTGNQQTFTITVNPNGQLNDPLDQVVCNGDLTDAVAFSTINTIGTTTYNWTNDLTSIGLAASGSGDIAAFTAINTGTAPVIATITVTPTFSNGSVDCIGTAQTFTITVNPNGQVNDPADQVVCNGDLTNPVIFTTNNTVGTTTYNWTNDLTSIGLPASGTGDIAAFTAINTGTAPVVATITVTPTFSNGSVDCIGTAQTFTITVNPNGQVNDPIDQVVCNGDLTNPVIFTTNNTVGTTTYNWTNDLTSIGLAASGTGDIAAFTAINTGTAPVIATITVTPTFSNGSVDCIGTAQTFTITVNPNGQVNDPADQVVCDGDLTNAVIFTTNNTVGTTTYNWTNDLTSIGLAASGTGDIAAFTAIKTGTAPVVATITVTLPSLTGVWIASEQLKHLPLP from the coding sequence ATGAAAAGAATCCTCTACCTCCTGCTGCTGACCTCATTTTCTCTTTCCGGTAAAGTTCTGATGGCTCAGCCTCCAACACTTTTTGCATCACCTTCAGCCTCTTATTGTGCAGGTACAAGTGGAGTTACATTGGGAATTACTAATACTATTGCCGGGAGTAACTATACATTACAAAAACAGTCTGGATCCTGGAATACTGTAGCAACAATTAATTCCGTATCAGGAGGTACCATATTTTTTCCTGGTAATTTTACATTGGGGAATTATAAGTTGACTAATCCACCTCAAACTGTGCTTACTGTTTCATTAACTCCTCTTCCAGAAACAGTATACAATATCACCCTAAGTATCGCATCTGGCGGCACATTAACCGCTAATGGTGCTGGATTCTGCAATGGATCAGCCAGTTTCCCAACGATCGGGTTAAGCGGAAGCCAGCTACCTTCCTCCGGGGTGATCTATAAACTCTATAAGGATGGTATTTGGTACAATTCGATGCAATTGGCGGGAACAGGTAGTGCCCTTTCCTTTGGTCCGATACCTGATCCTGGTGTTTATACTATCAGGGCTGAAAGAAATGGATGCGAACGTAATATGAATGGTAGCAAAACCATTTCTGTTTTCCCATTGCCAAATGTTTCATTCACACCGAATTATCTAAGTCCTCCAAATGGATGTGGCACTGTTGATTTTACCCCGGTAATCACCTATTCACCGCCAGGTTCAGGTTCACCGTATACTTATAGTTGGGATTTTGGAGCTGGAAGCAATCCCCCAACTTCTACATTATCGAATCCAACCTCTCAGTTTCCAGCATATGGTACAGGGACTCAAAACTTTCCTGTTTCCCTGCTGGTTACTGATAAAAATGGATGCCAGGGTACCTATTCAAACTCAGTATCAGTGACTCAAAGACCGGATGCACTGCTGGAGGCTTCCCCGTTTTGGAATAATTGCAGTAATAGCTCTACTTTTACGATAACCATCATCAATAAATCAACAACAGCAAGTACTAACACTGCCTACATTATTGATTGGGATGATCCCAATGATCCGGTTGATCTAAATCTGACACCCGTTCAATTTCCATTCGACGGAACAAGGATCCATACATATACGAGTACTGGTTCATTTCATCTCACTATAACAGCCGTAGGTCCTGCACCTAATAACTGTGTTGACACAAGGGTGTTTCCTGTTTTCAATGGATCTACTCCAACGGGTGGTATAACCTATAATGCCGGAATTCTGCAAGGATGTAAACCACATACAATTACATTCTATTTGAGTGGAGATGCTCAAAATAATGCACCAACCACCAATTATTTCTTTGATTTTGGCGATGGTACACCTCCATATACATTTACTCAGGAAACCATGCCAACCTTATTTCCTGATGGGAAATACCATATTAATCATACGTATCTAACGTCCTCTTGTTCCGCTCCGGGGAATTCTTTTACTCTCACGCATTATATTGAAAATCCCTGTTCTACCGTACCCAATAATGTTGGTGGAATTAAAATTTCAGAGAAATCCATTTCCGATTTTCTAAGGGACGAATTTCCGGATGATCCGATTTATGTTTGCGCCGGTGTTCCGAAGACTTACACAAATAATACTGTTGTAGGCTGTATTATTTATGCAGGAAACGTGTATAACAACACCAACTATTATTGGGATTTTTTCAACGATGGAACCATCGAGAGTACTGATTTAAATCCTGTTTTTACCTTCCCCACGCCTGGCACTTATGAAGTAAAACTTACTTCAATAACTGCTGAATCCATACCGAATAATTGTGGTGATAGCATTGTTATTCGTGAAGTATGTGTCCAGGGACAGCCAGTGGCTGATTTTGTTTTCACAGATCCCCTTCCTTATTGCATAAATACACCCTATACCCCTGTAAATAACAGCACATTCGAACCGGCTTGTTCACTACCCCAATATGTCTGGACTGTCACACCCAATTCAGGTTATACCTTCGAATCAGGGTCTAACGCTAATAGCTTTGAACCGACATTTAGTTTCTCGGTTCCTGGTGTTTATACCATTCAGTTGGCAGTCAATGTATTTTCGGGAAGTACAATTTGTAATACTTCAACCTATCAGCAGATTGTAACCATTTTGGGCCCTCCAACAGTCACAGTTAATCAGGCGAATATTGAATTATGCGGGCCTGGGGATGTTGACCTGAGCACAGCCATCAGTTATAATGCAAATGGTGGAATTATCAGCAATTACCAGTGGACTATCAATCCAACCGGGCCTACCATTACAATGCCATCTGATCCATTTCCAATTGTTACGATAACAAATGATGTAACTCAAGTCTACACCCTCACCATTGTTGCTGATAACGAATGTGGTTCTTCAACGCCTGTTCAGCTTACTATCAGCGTAACTCAAACGCTGGATAACAATGTAATTTCTTATGCAGGGAACACGAACCTATGCAGCGGAATGACACTTTCTGATGATATCATTGGTAGCTTACCTACAGGAGGCACTAATACCTATACCTATCAATGGTATATCCAGGAGTCGTCGGGTTGGGTATTATTGCCTGCCTCATCGCAAACATTAGATTATAACCAACCACTTACAATAAGCCCCACAAGTTTCAAGCGAATTGTAGTTTCCGGCAGTTGCGAATTAGAATCAAATATCATTGACATTACATTGTATCCCGGGATTCAGAATAATTCCATCCTTTCACCGCAGAGCATATGCCTCGGTGACCCTGTATCACCTATTACAGGCAGCAATCCAACCCAGGGGAATGGTACTTATACATACCTGTGGGAGGAAAGTACCAATAGTCCGTTATTTGATAACTGGGTAAGTGCGCCTGTACCAAATGACCAGTTGGGATATAATCCGGTTAGTGTTTCACAAACCACCCATTTCAGAAGGATTGTTTATTCAGGACTTTGCAATTCGACAAGCAATGAAATAGAAATCACTGTTTATCAAATACCTGTCATCAACAGCCCTGCCACTATTTCCGTTTGTTCGGGCGATGTATTAAATTATGCAATCACAAGTACAGTTCCCGGGTCGAGTTATCAGTGGAATGTTACAGATCTATCCGGAGGTACTGTTACCGGATGGAGTAATTATCCGGGAGGAAGTTTGAATGTTATACCCGATGCACTTATCAATACCTCATCAACACCTCAAAATATCCAGTATAGTATCACTCCAATTGGCCCGGCACCGACTCAGTGCACAGGATCTGCATTTACCCTCACAGTTACTGTTCGACCAGCTTTTATAAGTACTTATGCTGATAAAAGTATCAATGTTGGAACCAGCACCATTATCAATGGATTACTCACTGGTGGTACTCCCGGGTATACTTACTCCTGGGCTCCTGTTTCTATGCTTGCCTCGCCTGCCCAGGCTACCCTTGCCAATCCTCTAACTGATATCCTATATGCAAATCAGAACATTACTTTAACTGCTACTGATGGAGCTGGTTGTCAATATATTCAAACCGTTTTAATCTCAACCGGAGGTGTTTTGCTCCAGGTTGGACTTGCTGCTGATGATGCTGACCTGACTGTTTGCCAGGGAAATCCAATAACTCTTACTGCAACAGCAAGTGGAGGTTCAGGAAACGGGATTCCTGCAAATTACACATATACCTGGAGTGGTCTGCCTGTTGGTACAATCTATGTCCAACCATGGGTCGTTCAATTTATACCTTCAAGTATAGGTTCAAATACATATTCTGTTGAAGTGGATGATACTTTTACAACAGCTGATGCGAATATTTCAGTGACTGTTAATGCACATCCATCGGTCACCAGTCCACTTAGTCAGCAAATTTGTTCAGGTGAAAACATCAACTACACTCCAACCTCCGATGTAACAGGGACAACATTTACCTGGCTCCGCAATACCAATGCATGTATAACACCCCTGCCAGGAGCAAATTCCGGAAATAATACAATCAGTAACACTTTAACAAATAGTTGCAATACAGTTCAAAGCATCAGCTATACGATAACACCAACCGGACCTGCCCCAACGTTTTGCTCTGGAACTCCTCAAACGCTGGTTGTAGATGTTATGCCTGTTGCCTCTATCATTACAACACCAAATAATCAAACCATTAATTCGGGATTTTCAACATCTGCTGTTACATTAGATTCCGATGTTGCAGGTGCAAATTACCATTGGCAGTTTTATAGTGTTGATTGTCCATCCTATTTTGGAAGTTACCTCGCTGGAGGTAATACATCGACCTTGCCTGTTCAAACCTTTACTATCCTTCCCGGTGGACCAAGTTCCTGTGAAATTTGTTACGAAGCCAATGCATATGTTACACTTGGCAATGGAACACAATGTGAAGGCCCTCCTTACTACTACTGTTATACGGTGAACCTTGAGCCGGCCAAATACAATCTTGAATGCCCAAGTCCTGTATGTGAAGGCGGTACAGCATCTATCACTCTTGAATACTCTGATGTAGGAATCGAGTATCAACTATACCAGGATGGTAATCCTTATGATATCCCCCAACCGGGTTGCGATTGTCCGATAGTCTGGTCAGGCATCACCCAGGGTGGGAATTATATGGTGATTGCAACCAATACCAGTAATGGGGTTTCTGTCCCAATGAATAATAATTGCAATGTTATCTTTTATCCTAACCCGATCTCGAATTTCATTCTATCCTCAACCACCAATTGTCCGGGTGCCATTATAGCATTGAATTGGTGTGAGTCTGATGTTAGTTATCAATTATGGAGAAACGGAATTATTCCTGTAGGACCACCCCAGATCGGTCCAACTCCTCCATCTCCTCTAAATTTTGGCCCTGTTACCGATGCAGGAATATATACTATTATCGCTACTGCCAGCTATCCAGGCACTACATGTGAGTCAACAATCAATGGAAATATTGTTATTACAGCCAATCCCCAGGAATTTAGCTTCGATCCTTCAGGACCCCAGTGTGCCGGGGACGACTTTGGACTCATTGATTCTGAAACCGGAATTACCTATGAACTCTGGTGTACTCCTTTGGCAACAGGTAGCCCGATTTATATTGCAGCTTATGCGGGGACGGGGTCTGCTATTAGTTTCGGGATTCAAACCATACCCGGACCCTATTTTGTTCATGCCATAAATCCTTTTACCGGCTGTGATATTTATTTCACTGAGACCAAATTGCTTTGGCCAAACCCTGAGCCTTATAATATCTCTCCTCAGGGTCCCAATATATGCGGCCTGACAACTATTGGACTGGATGATTCACAAGTCGGTTATACCTATGAAGTTCACTTGCTTGATATAAACGGAATTCCATATCCCACACCATCACCTGATTTCACGATACAAACCGGTACAGGTTCTGCACTTGTATTTGGCACTTCCGATGCTCCCGGGACATATGTAATTATAGCTTTTGACCAGAACAATATCTGCTCAACCCAAATGTATGGCAGTGTTACGATCCTGCCCGAACCAACACAATACTGGATCTATCCTACAGGCAACATTTATTGTGTTGATCAGGCTATAGGGACAGAGATTTTCCTGGAAGACTCGGAGATAGGTGTTGATTATACCCTTAGTAACGGAGGTTCCGTTTTAATTACCCTTGCAGGCACAGGAAACCAACTGAGCTTTGGATTCCAGAACCAACCTGGAACTTATTCCATCACTGCTTTAAATCCATCAAATACCTGCACAAGTGATATGCTTGGAGATGTTACCCTATATCTTCGTCCCCAGGTTTATACTATGAATCCTGTAAACGATATTTGTCCGGGTGATGAGGAAATATGGCTGAGTAGTTCTCAAACAGGTGTTATTTATACCCTTAACACTCCCGGTGGACCTATTCCTCTGCCCGGCACAGGGGATCCATTGTATTGGGGTTATTTTCACACTCCGGGTACTTACACTATTGAAGCCACTCTGACTACAATTCCTGACTGCCCGACCTTAATGGATGGCGATGTGATAATACATCCGAATCCTGGCATTTTTGATGTGCTGCACCAGGGAATCAACTGTATCAGCACAACCATAGGCCTAAGCGGGTCAGAATTGAATACAACCTATGAACTTATTCATGAAGACGGAAGCAGCCTGACGCCTCCAGAAATATACACACCAATAGTGACAGGACTCTTCTGGTTTCCAACGCCGCAACCTGTTGGAAACTATACTGTTAAAGCTACCAATAGTTTTGGCTGTGATACTTTAATGAATGGTGTTGTAATTATTGACCTTGGGCCCACTGTTGACGCAGGCCCCACAGATCTGACCATCTGCAATACCCCACCATTCTCTGTCTCCTTAACAGGTAATGCTACAAACTTTTCATCTGTAACCTGGACAAGTTCATCGAGCGGGAGTTTCTCCGACCCGAATAACCTGTTAACTACTTATATTTTAGCCCCGGAAGATATCAGTTCCCAGATGGTCGTTCTCACCCTGACAGCCTTTGGGACAGGAGGATGCCTTGGAACACAGGTTACTGACCAGATTACCATTCATATCTTATCCCCTTTTGCTGATGCGGGGCCTGATCAGGTTATCTGTGAAGGCGCATCTGTATTGCTCGACGGAACCATTAACGGCGGAACAACCACAGGCCTTTGGTCCAGTAGCGGAGATGGAACCTTTTTGCCGGATCCTGCGACTATTGATGCTGAATATGTCCCTGGAATTGCCGATATCACCTTAGGAACTGTGACTCTTACGCTTACTACAACCAATGCTGCACCATGCCCCGATATCTCTGATGATCTTTTAGTGACGATAAATCCTATTCCGGTGGTCACTGATCCTGTTGACCAGGTACTCTGCAATGGTTCATTATCTCTACCCGTAATTTTCAATGGCTCTGTCCCGGGAACTGTTTTCACCTGGACCAATACCCTTCCTGCTATTGGCCTTGCAGGCAGCGGAACAGGGGATATCCCGGCTTTCACGGCAGTGAATAATGGCAGCACTCCTGTTGTGGCCAGCATAACTGTAACGCCAACCTTTACATTTGGAGGCGTTAGCTGTACCGGTAATCAGCAAACCTTCACCATCACTGTAAATCCAAATGGACAACTTAACGATCCACTTGACCAGGTAGTTTGTAATGGGGATTTGACGGATGCTGTTGCCTTTTCCACTATTAATACCATTGGAACAACAACCTATAACTGGACCAACGACCTTACCTCCATTGGCCTTGCTGCCAGTGGTTCCGGGGATATTGCAGCTTTTACAGCTATTAATACCGGGACTGCGCCGGTTATTGCAACAATCACAGTTACACCTACCTTCTCAAACGGGAGTGTGGATTGCATCGGAACAGCTCAAACATTTACCATTACTGTGAATCCAAACGGACAGGTGAATGATCCTGCCGACCAGGTGGTATGCAATGGAGATCTGACGAATCCAGTCATTTTCACCACCAATAATACCGTTGGAACAACCACTTACAACTGGACCAATGACCTGACTTCCATCGGCCTGCCTGCCAGTGGTACCGGGGATATTGCAGCTTTTACAGCTATTAATACCGGGACTGCGCCGGTTGTTGCAACGATCACAGTTACACCTACCTTCTCAAACGGGAGTGTGGATTGCATCGGAACAGCTCAAACATTTACCATTACCGTGAATCCGAACGGACAGGTGAATGATCCGATTGATCAGGTGGTTTGTAATGGAGATCTGACGAATCCTGTCATTTTCACCACCAATAATACCGTTGGAACAACTACTTACAACTGGACCAATGACCTGACCTCCATCGGTCTGGCTGCCAGTGGTACCGGGGATATTGCAGCTTTTACAGCTATTAATACCGGGACTGCGCCGGTTATTGCAACAATCACGGTTACCCCTACCTTCTCAAACGGGAGTGTGGATTGTATCGGAACAGCTCAAACATTTACCATTACCGTGAATCCGAACGGACAGGTGAATGATCCTGCCGACCAGGTGGTATGCGATGGAGATCTGACGAATGCGGTCATTTTCACCACCAATAATACCGTTGGAACAACTACCTACAACTGGACCAATGACCTGACCTCCATCGGTCTGGCTGCCAGTGGAACAGGGGATATTGCAGCTTTTACAGCTATTAAAACCGGGACTGCGCCGGTTGTTGCAACAATCACGGTTACCCTACCTTCTCTAACGGGAGTGTGGATTGCATCGGAACAGCTCAAACATTTACCATTACCGTGA
- a CDS encoding response regulator transcription factor translates to MNVLIIEDEAAIARRMQKLLLEIDPAITVIETLGSVETSVAWFKSHTEPDLAIMDIQLADGSSFEIFGEVQINCPVIFATAYDQYAIQAFKVNSIDYLLKPVQKEELAESLKKFKRLQTPSGPQGLDYSVIAQILGAKKADYLKRLVIRFGDVIKAVEVKDVAYFYTDEKIVYATLTEGKTYPIDFTLDQLEKKLDPERFFRINRKFLISYESITKMISYSKSRVKITLAPVTELEVISSTERSGDFKEWLAGK, encoded by the coding sequence ATGAATGTATTGATCATTGAAGATGAAGCCGCAATTGCCCGTCGTATGCAGAAACTACTGCTCGAAATTGATCCTGCGATTACTGTAATTGAAACACTGGGTAGTGTTGAGACTTCAGTTGCATGGTTTAAATCACATACGGAACCGGACCTGGCTATTATGGATATTCAATTAGCTGACGGTTCCAGTTTTGAAATATTCGGGGAGGTACAAATCAATTGCCCTGTAATTTTCGCCACGGCATATGATCAATATGCTATACAGGCTTTCAAAGTCAACAGCATCGACTACCTGTTAAAGCCTGTTCAAAAAGAAGAACTGGCCGAAAGTCTTAAAAAATTTAAACGTTTACAGACACCATCCGGGCCCCAAGGTCTCGATTATTCAGTTATTGCCCAGATCCTGGGAGCGAAAAAGGCGGATTATCTGAAACGCCTGGTAATACGGTTCGGCGATGTTATCAAAGCGGTAGAAGTAAAGGATGTAGCCTACTTTTATACGGATGAAAAGATCGTTTATGCAACCCTGACAGAAGGAAAAACTTATCCTATCGATTTTACCCTTGACCAATTAGAGAAAAAACTTGACCCTGAACGTTTTTTCAGGATTAACAGGAAGTTTCTGATCAGCTACGAATCGATCACTAAGATGATTTCCTACAGTAAGTCACGGGTAAAGATTACTCTTGCCCCGGTAACAGAGTTGGAGGTAATCTCCAGTACTGAAAGATCAGGTGATTTCAAAGAGTGGCTGGCCGGAAAATAA